Proteins from one Rubripirellula tenax genomic window:
- a CDS encoding O-acetylhomoserine aminocarboxypropyltransferase/cysteine synthase family protein, whose amino-acid sequence MSDSNPQGALRPATLALHAGHSPDSATNSRAVPIYATTSFTFNDTDHAASLFGLTEFGNIYSRLMNPTVDVLEKRLAALEGGLTGLCFASGQAAITAAVLTLAHSGQNIISSTSLYGGTWTLFTQTLKQMGIEVRFFDPDHPEQIHTLVDENTRLVYMESIGNPKNDVPDFKAIAEAAHTAPHGSLPLLCDNTTMTPMLLKPFEHGVDIVIYSTTKFLGGHGVHIGGAIVDSGNFKWADQPKKWPEFCAPSPSYHGAVFEEHLRPMGNIAYLLHIRTHWLRDTGAAMSPFAAFLTILGIETLHLRMPRHCENALAIAKFLESHESVEWVNYPGLASHKDYERGQSYLPHGQGAIMGFGIKGGMEAGKKFINACKLCSHLANIGDAKTLVIHPASTTHQQLSAEEQARAGVRPEYVRVSVGIEDVADIIDDLKQALAAAKA is encoded by the coding sequence ATGTCCGATTCCAATCCCCAAGGTGCTTTACGTCCCGCCACGCTCGCGTTGCACGCCGGACACTCGCCCGATTCGGCAACCAACAGCCGGGCCGTTCCGATCTATGCGACGACCAGCTTCACGTTCAACGACACCGACCATGCCGCGTCGCTATTTGGCTTAACGGAGTTTGGAAACATCTATAGCCGGTTGATGAACCCGACCGTTGACGTCCTTGAAAAACGCTTGGCGGCCCTCGAAGGCGGCTTGACGGGGTTGTGCTTCGCATCGGGCCAAGCCGCCATCACGGCAGCCGTTTTGACGCTTGCACACAGTGGCCAAAACATCATCAGCAGTACATCGCTGTACGGCGGCACTTGGACACTGTTCACCCAGACACTGAAACAAATGGGCATCGAAGTTCGCTTCTTCGATCCAGATCACCCCGAACAAATCCATACGCTCGTCGACGAAAACACGCGATTGGTTTACATGGAAAGTATCGGCAATCCGAAGAACGATGTCCCGGACTTCAAAGCGATCGCCGAAGCTGCCCACACCGCGCCGCATGGTTCGCTTCCGCTGCTGTGCGACAACACGACCATGACTCCGATGCTGTTGAAACCGTTTGAACATGGCGTCGACATTGTGATCTACAGCACGACGAAGTTCCTGGGTGGTCACGGCGTCCATATCGGCGGCGCGATCGTCGACAGCGGCAATTTCAAATGGGCGGATCAACCCAAGAAGTGGCCCGAGTTTTGTGCGCCGTCGCCGTCGTACCATGGTGCGGTTTTCGAGGAACACCTGCGCCCGATGGGGAACATCGCCTACCTGTTGCACATCCGCACGCACTGGCTGCGAGACACCGGGGCGGCGATGAGCCCGTTTGCGGCGTTCCTGACAATATTGGGTATCGAAACGTTGCACCTGAGAATGCCGCGTCACTGTGAGAATGCATTGGCGATCGCCAAGTTCTTGGAATCGCATGAATCAGTGGAATGGGTCAACTATCCGGGCCTGGCGTCACACAAGGATTATGAACGTGGACAATCCTACCTGCCTCATGGCCAGGGCGCGATCATGGGCTTTGGAATCAAAGGAGGCATGGAAGCGGGCAAGAAATTCATCAACGCGTGCAAGCTGTGTTCGCACTTGGCGAACATCGGCGATGCGAAGACGTTGGTCATTCATCCGGCCAGCACGACTCACCAGCAATTGTCGGCCGAAGAGCAAGCCCGCGCCGGTGTTCGCCCCGAGTACGTACGTGTTTCGGTAGGGATCGAAGATGTGGCCGATATCATCGACGACCTGAAACAAGCACTCGCCGCTGCGAAGGCATGA
- a CDS encoding patatin-like phospholipase family protein, with protein MKIALAFSGGGVRATVFHLGVLARLAREDLLDRVKIVSSVSGGSLATGLVLASTGYRWPSSAEYLHDVVPQIHDLLTSKNLQWSYALKSLIFPWRLMSGRAAVLGDAIEQQWKIRGRLADMPISPRFIINATCYQTGKNWRFQRDLMGDYQTKYVTDPDFPLSRALAASAAVPGLIGPLIVKSRRYQWSEYQDGDWQSIMPKYKRLHLWDGGVYDNLGVESLFKPGEGLCDDSDFLIVCDASRPLAGDSKDKRWRPGYVDASMRLVDVATDQVRSLRARMLIDYFKKNPGSGAYLRLGRQTRYYYERRRGDGQPSLTDDEVREAAGLETTLRRLTHLEFSRLFRHGYEVADATISTHCGEVLDREPRNRVLFKAA; from the coding sequence ATGAAGATCGCGCTTGCCTTCTCGGGCGGTGGCGTCCGCGCCACGGTATTTCATCTCGGCGTGCTGGCGCGATTGGCCCGCGAAGACTTACTGGATCGAGTCAAAATCGTGTCGAGCGTTTCCGGCGGCAGTCTGGCGACCGGATTGGTGCTCGCGTCGACTGGTTACCGCTGGCCAAGCAGTGCTGAATATTTGCACGATGTTGTGCCGCAAATTCATGACTTGCTGACGTCGAAGAATTTGCAGTGGAGCTACGCGCTGAAGTCGCTGATATTTCCATGGCGGTTGATGTCAGGGCGAGCCGCAGTTCTGGGGGATGCAATCGAACAGCAGTGGAAAATCCGAGGCCGGCTGGCCGATATGCCCATCTCGCCGCGTTTCATTATCAACGCGACCTGCTACCAGACGGGTAAAAATTGGCGATTCCAACGCGACCTGATGGGCGACTACCAGACGAAGTACGTCACCGACCCCGACTTCCCGCTTTCTCGGGCGTTGGCCGCTTCGGCCGCGGTCCCTGGTTTGATCGGGCCATTGATCGTGAAGTCAAGACGCTATCAATGGAGTGAGTATCAAGACGGCGATTGGCAATCGATCATGCCAAAGTACAAGCGTTTGCACCTGTGGGACGGTGGTGTCTATGACAATCTGGGCGTCGAGTCGCTTTTCAAACCTGGCGAAGGCCTTTGCGATGATTCCGATTTTCTAATCGTGTGCGATGCGTCGCGTCCGCTGGCCGGCGACTCGAAAGACAAAAGGTGGCGACCGGGATACGTGGACGCTTCGATGCGACTGGTGGATGTCGCAACGGACCAAGTGCGAAGTCTGCGGGCCCGAATGTTGATCGACTACTTCAAAAAGAATCCCGGCAGCGGCGCGTACTTGCGATTGGGACGGCAAACCCGGTACTACTACGAACGCCGCCGTGGCGATGGTCAACCGTCGCTGACCGATGACGAGGTTCGGGAAGCGGCGGGACTGGAAACGACGCTTCGCCGACTAACACATCTCGAATTCAGCAGGCTGTTTCGTCACGGCTACGAAGTCGCCGACGCAACCATCTCGACTCATTGCGGCGAAGTCCTCGATCGCGAACCTCGCAACCGCGTTCTGTTCAAAGCGGCATAG
- the metX gene encoding homoserine O-acetyltransferase MetX, whose protein sequence is MTKAPAPSDGSEPKTESTDDVRSASPLKYARTVDFEGPISLELGGQLPRVTCAFETWGELNDDASNAVLVCHAISGDSHAARHDADDDPGWWQQLIGPGKAIDTNRLFVVCPNVLGGCRGTTGPSDMDPLSDPPRPYGADFPRITIADMVDVQRMLANHLGIVRWRAVVGGSLGGHQAMTWVTRYPGSATSCVIIASSPRLTSQALGFDVIARNAIQTDPHFAAGQYYDQPNRPDTGLAIARMLGHITYLSSEAMEDKFDPDRHDPRQIASSFEQRFSVGSYLAHQGEKFTTRFDANSYVTLSMAMDLFDLGSTRLQLMEAFDDADCDFLVVSFSSDWLFTPKQSRDIVAALTALDKRVTYAEITSMAGHDSFLVDRDIEQYAPLVEARLGKLNEQPVTLSAVQKLVASLVPAGASVLDLGCGDGSFLAAVHDRGGVGLVGVEVAQDNILKAAARGLCVIDYDLNTGLPAFIDNQFDFVVFASTLQAVANVAELFDEMIRVGKQVIVSFPNFAYRTLREDYVVRGRSPRAPGEFNYCWYDTPNRRFPSIADVMDLCREKEIKIRNEIYFDSETQLQISPNDNPNLNAETAILVLSR, encoded by the coding sequence ATGACCAAGGCTCCCGCTCCATCCGACGGTTCCGAACCGAAGACCGAAAGCACCGACGATGTCCGATCGGCGTCGCCGCTGAAATATGCTCGTACCGTTGATTTTGAAGGTCCGATTTCCTTGGAACTCGGCGGTCAACTTCCGCGAGTCACGTGTGCCTTCGAGACTTGGGGCGAGCTGAACGACGACGCATCCAACGCCGTCTTGGTGTGCCATGCGATTTCAGGTGACTCCCACGCGGCCCGTCATGACGCCGACGACGATCCGGGTTGGTGGCAGCAATTGATTGGGCCGGGCAAGGCGATCGATACGAATCGTTTGTTCGTCGTCTGCCCCAACGTCCTTGGCGGATGCCGCGGCACGACGGGGCCAAGCGACATGGATCCGCTTTCCGATCCGCCGCGGCCCTACGGTGCTGACTTTCCGCGAATCACAATCGCCGACATGGTCGATGTGCAACGCATGTTGGCAAATCACTTGGGCATCGTTCGTTGGCGTGCGGTCGTCGGCGGTTCGCTGGGCGGACACCAGGCGATGACGTGGGTGACCCGCTATCCCGGCTCGGCGACTTCCTGCGTGATCATCGCGTCTTCGCCAAGACTGACTAGCCAAGCACTCGGGTTCGACGTGATCGCGCGGAACGCGATCCAAACGGATCCGCACTTTGCCGCGGGCCAGTACTATGATCAACCCAATCGCCCCGACACGGGTTTGGCGATCGCCCGCATGCTGGGGCACATCACGTACTTGTCTAGCGAAGCGATGGAGGACAAGTTTGACCCCGACCGGCATGATCCGAGACAGATCGCATCCAGTTTCGAGCAACGATTTAGCGTGGGCTCCTACTTGGCTCACCAGGGCGAAAAGTTCACGACGCGTTTCGATGCGAACAGCTATGTGACTTTGTCGATGGCGATGGATCTGTTCGACCTCGGTTCGACCCGATTGCAGTTGATGGAAGCTTTTGACGACGCCGACTGTGACTTTCTGGTTGTCAGCTTCAGCAGCGATTGGTTGTTCACGCCCAAACAATCGCGTGACATCGTCGCGGCCCTCACGGCGCTCGACAAACGCGTGACCTATGCCGAGATCACATCGATGGCCGGCCATGACTCGTTTCTGGTTGATCGCGATATTGAACAGTACGCGCCTCTGGTCGAAGCCCGTTTGGGAAAACTGAACGAGCAACCGGTCACTCTTTCGGCCGTGCAGAAGTTGGTTGCATCCCTGGTTCCCGCCGGCGCTTCGGTATTGGACCTCGGATGTGGCGACGGGAGTTTCCTGGCGGCGGTTCACGACCGCGGCGGCGTAGGGCTGGTCGGCGTCGAAGTCGCACAGGACAACATACTGAAGGCCGCCGCACGCGGACTTTGCGTCATCGACTACGACCTGAACACCGGCTTGCCAGCCTTCATTGACAACCAGTTCGACTTTGTCGTCTTCGCGTCCACGCTGCAGGCCGTCGCGAATGTCGCCGAACTGTTTGACGAAATGATTCGCGTCGGCAAACAGGTGATCGTCAGCTTTCCCAACTTTGCTTATCGCACGCTCCGCGAAGACTATGTCGTTCGAGGCAGATCGCCGCGGGCACCCGGCGAGTTCAACTATTGCTGGTACGACACGCCGAACCGGCGTTTCCCCAGCATTGCCGACGTGATGGATTTGTGCCGCGAAAAAGAGATCAAGATTCGTAACGAAATCTATTTTGACTCCGAAACACAGCTTCAGATATCGCCCAACGATAACCCCAACCTGAACGCAGAAACGGCGATTCTCGTTCTTTCGCGTTAA
- a CDS encoding sulfatase family protein, with protein sequence MAMATSAITAQDVRAEAQPNFIIIFTDDQGYNDLGCFGSDKIQTPNIDRLANEGRKFTSFYSACSVCSPSRAALLTGCYPKRVGMHRHVLFPKSDYGLNPNEYTIADHLKSQGYATACVGKWHLGHHPETLPRANGFDSYFGIPYSNDMNHPDNQGKPKVSSDELWADQSTAVNVWNTPLMENEEIVELPVDQRTITRRYTDRAIEFVISNRDNPFFLYLPHSMPHIPLYVPDDVYDADPQNAYTCVIQHIDAEVGRLADTVRELGLSDRTYIIYTSDNGPWLRFKNHGGSADPLRDGKGTTFEGGQRVPCVMWGPGRIPAGTSTDAFVTTMDLLPTIAALSGKPLPSDRTIDGLDITPTLTGDESPRRDFVFYSAQGVLEGIRGEKWKYLSKSVGKNGKVETMLFNLEDDISEQKNVIDQQPDITKRLDHRMKKIDQEITEAARPVWRKPSAD encoded by the coding sequence ATGGCGATGGCAACCTCGGCGATCACGGCCCAGGATGTCCGCGCCGAAGCGCAACCCAATTTCATCATCATCTTCACCGATGACCAAGGCTACAACGACCTTGGCTGTTTCGGTTCCGACAAGATCCAAACGCCGAACATCGACCGACTGGCTAACGAAGGTCGCAAGTTTACGAGCTTCTATTCGGCGTGCTCGGTATGCTCGCCCTCCCGCGCCGCGCTGCTGACCGGATGTTATCCCAAACGGGTCGGCATGCACCGTCATGTGCTGTTTCCGAAAAGCGATTACGGACTGAATCCCAACGAATATACCATCGCCGATCACTTGAAGTCTCAAGGTTATGCAACCGCTTGCGTCGGAAAATGGCACCTTGGTCACCACCCCGAGACGTTGCCGCGTGCCAATGGGTTTGATTCGTACTTTGGGATTCCCTATTCCAACGACATGAATCATCCGGACAACCAAGGAAAGCCCAAAGTTTCATCCGACGAACTATGGGCCGACCAGTCGACGGCAGTGAACGTTTGGAACACGCCGCTGATGGAAAACGAAGAGATTGTCGAATTGCCGGTCGACCAGCGAACGATCACTCGCCGGTACACCGATCGTGCGATCGAGTTTGTGATTTCCAACCGGGACAATCCGTTCTTTCTATATCTTCCCCATTCGATGCCGCACATTCCGTTGTACGTGCCCGACGACGTCTACGACGCCGATCCACAGAACGCCTACACATGCGTTATCCAACACATCGATGCCGAAGTCGGTCGCCTCGCTGACACGGTTCGGGAACTGGGTTTGTCCGATCGAACGTATATCATTTACACATCCGACAACGGGCCGTGGCTAAGGTTCAAAAACCACGGCGGCAGCGCCGACCCGCTTCGCGATGGAAAGGGCACGACCTTTGAAGGCGGTCAACGAGTGCCGTGTGTGATGTGGGGCCCCGGACGGATTCCGGCAGGCACGTCCACCGATGCCTTTGTGACAACGATGGACCTATTACCAACGATCGCCGCGCTTTCGGGCAAACCGCTTCCAAGTGATCGAACAATCGACGGACTCGATATCACGCCCACGCTGACCGGTGATGAGTCACCCCGCCGCGACTTCGTCTTCTATTCAGCGCAAGGCGTGCTCGAAGGGATCCGAGGCGAAAAATGGAAGTACTTGTCGAAATCGGTCGGCAAGAACGGCAAGGTCGAAACGATGCTGTTCAACCTGGAAGATGACATCAGTGAGCAAAAAAACGTCATTGATCAACAGCCCGACATCACGAAACGGTTGGACCATCGGATGAAGAAGATCGACCAAGAGATCACCGAGGCCGCACGACCGGTGTGGCGGAAACCTTCGGCGGACTGA
- a CDS encoding cupin domain-containing protein — MAGNLFSDLPTHLLSEQTDALVSSEHVRVERILSMAHQSPDGFWYDQIDDEWVAVLSGGEVIEFDDGGDVSRLGPGDWINIPAHRRHRVAWTTPEEPTVWLAVFSKPNPTSS, encoded by the coding sequence ATGGCCGGAAATCTTTTCAGCGATCTGCCGACGCATCTCTTGAGCGAGCAAACCGACGCATTGGTTTCCAGCGAGCATGTTCGTGTCGAGAGGATCCTTTCGATGGCCCATCAAAGCCCCGACGGTTTCTGGTACGACCAGATCGACGATGAATGGGTCGCCGTTCTGAGCGGCGGTGAGGTCATCGAATTCGATGACGGCGGAGACGTTTCGCGGCTGGGCCCAGGGGACTGGATCAACATTCCCGCGCATCGACGCCACCGCGTCGCCTGGACGACGCCCGAGGAACCAACCGTATGGCTGGCCGTCTTTTCGAAACCCAATCCCACGTCGTCGTAG
- a CDS encoding sigma-70 family RNA polymerase sigma factor — translation MPAPLADSDHDDNVLARAVDVDSLYRRYGRRSFAFLASMGVRGSDADDVQQIAWMRVLESLRKQPFEGHFRAWLFQILRNAAIDMMKKRRPDSIDHALADQTAASIPPPDQTLIDEEYRSELESCLQRLDEASRMIVRKRLAGLGYDSIATEMSISTARAHRMFFSAKESLTQCLSSGYNKVNP, via the coding sequence ATGCCAGCCCCTCTCGCCGATTCTGATCACGACGACAACGTACTTGCCCGCGCCGTGGACGTCGACTCGCTTTATCGCCGATATGGGCGGCGATCATTTGCGTTTCTTGCATCGATGGGCGTCCGCGGTAGCGATGCCGACGACGTCCAACAAATCGCGTGGATGCGAGTGCTCGAGTCACTTCGAAAGCAGCCATTCGAAGGTCACTTCCGCGCGTGGCTATTTCAGATACTGCGCAACGCGGCCATCGACATGATGAAGAAGAGGCGTCCCGATTCAATCGATCATGCCCTTGCTGATCAGACGGCAGCATCGATTCCGCCACCAGATCAAACTTTGATCGACGAAGAATATCGCAGTGAGCTGGAGTCCTGCCTACAGAGACTTGACGAGGCATCACGCATGATTGTCCGCAAACGATTGGCAGGATTGGGATACGACTCGATTGCGACGGAAATGTCGATCAGTACCGCACGCGCCCATCGCATGTTCTTTTCGGCCAAAGAGTCACTGACGCAGTGCCTGTCCTCGGGATACAACAAGGTGAACCCATGA
- a CDS encoding c-type cytochrome domain-containing protein produces MNFTTRIYAIPLIAFVACSVSAHAQMNSTLASEAKEILRRHCAECHSETDTRGGVSIFDHASLIDAGIVVAGKPDDSMMYQLMTSTDDDVMPPSSRPTLSADQIATIRQWISAGADAFPSDAVIDAERQPSDDVLESPSDASDLSVLETILDHVRETPPSDRAFLRFISLRHLVDGGITPERLSVHRVAVAKAINHLSRQSDIVVPTVVDKISGGTILAIDLRQLGWHRAVLHDTEDETRSLNSFDLALLEYPYAVLPLDSEIFDQIEAEFLNIAKQVRPIAYVRGDWFCSVALGPDLYHDWLQLPRTITELETSLDVDVQSNVASGIAKRAGLTISGVSRNNRVVERHPYRDGDYWKSYDFQSNIGDENILRDPVNFRASGGEMIFRLPNGLQAYFVCDAHGNRLDAAPTSIVVDKFASDKVVRNGLGCIRCHSRGIKEFRDSVYDIVLALPGNPGFDRRRAIELYPENDHWPAVVAGDCAKFQAALDALGDDGSPREQVSTVSSVFLESALTVDQAAAELGADSNTLKASCLAPGFARLGLAPLSSGGVIRRDAWEDNFDAAVSILGLGVPVVPFDGNLRSEYVSSESLDAITLGTNKPNNFFEPGDKLSVNVVNDSDRDVFIEVVGVSVDGQRVRLTEGVEKLAARSTFRFPKSADAAIEVRGGIGREQIVLFASNGVFAAGRIYRGKNTADRVTHSFYDSPEHGKRRRSQTPTVIKKTITIETR; encoded by the coding sequence ATGAACTTTACAACACGAATCTACGCCATCCCTTTGATCGCATTCGTTGCTTGCAGCGTATCGGCACACGCCCAAATGAATTCAACGCTTGCATCCGAAGCGAAAGAGATTCTGCGACGACATTGTGCCGAGTGCCACAGCGAAACCGACACGCGGGGCGGCGTTTCGATTTTTGATCATGCGTCTTTGATCGATGCCGGAATCGTCGTGGCAGGCAAGCCCGATGACTCGATGATGTATCAACTGATGACTTCGACCGACGACGACGTCATGCCGCCGTCCAGTCGGCCGACCTTGTCAGCCGATCAAATTGCTACCATCCGGCAGTGGATCTCGGCTGGCGCGGATGCATTTCCCAGCGATGCAGTCATCGATGCGGAACGACAACCCAGTGACGATGTCCTCGAGTCGCCGTCGGACGCGTCGGATCTATCCGTCTTGGAAACGATCCTTGACCACGTACGCGAAACGCCTCCATCCGACCGAGCGTTCCTCCGGTTCATTTCGCTGCGACACTTGGTCGACGGCGGAATCACGCCCGAGCGTTTGTCCGTGCATCGCGTTGCCGTGGCCAAAGCCATCAATCACTTGTCGCGCCAAAGTGATATCGTCGTACCCACCGTTGTCGACAAGATCAGCGGCGGGACCATTTTGGCAATCGACTTGCGTCAACTCGGCTGGCATCGTGCCGTCCTGCATGACACCGAGGATGAAACTCGCAGTCTCAATTCCTTCGACCTAGCACTGCTGGAATATCCGTACGCCGTCCTACCGTTGGACTCGGAAATATTCGATCAAATCGAAGCAGAATTCTTGAACATTGCGAAACAAGTTCGTCCGATCGCCTATGTGCGGGGCGATTGGTTCTGCAGCGTTGCACTGGGCCCGGATCTGTATCACGACTGGCTTCAATTACCACGAACGATCACCGAATTGGAAACCAGCCTGGACGTCGATGTGCAGTCCAACGTGGCGAGCGGAATTGCGAAGCGGGCAGGCCTGACGATCTCGGGGGTGAGTCGCAATAACCGCGTTGTGGAGCGTCATCCGTATCGAGACGGCGACTATTGGAAGAGCTATGACTTTCAAAGCAACATTGGTGACGAGAACATCCTGCGTGACCCGGTCAACTTTCGAGCCAGCGGTGGGGAGATGATTTTCCGTTTACCCAACGGCTTGCAAGCGTACTTCGTTTGCGATGCCCATGGCAACCGACTCGACGCTGCACCGACGTCTATCGTGGTTGACAAGTTTGCGTCTGACAAAGTGGTGCGAAACGGACTCGGATGCATCCGATGTCATTCGCGAGGGATCAAAGAGTTCCGCGACTCGGTCTACGACATCGTCCTTGCCCTGCCTGGCAATCCCGGTTTTGACCGCCGGCGGGCGATCGAACTCTATCCAGAGAATGATCATTGGCCAGCGGTTGTTGCCGGCGATTGTGCAAAGTTTCAAGCGGCCTTGGATGCTTTGGGAGACGACGGCAGTCCAAGGGAACAGGTTTCAACCGTTTCAAGTGTCTTTTTGGAATCCGCGTTGACGGTCGATCAAGCTGCGGCTGAACTTGGCGCCGATTCGAATACTTTAAAGGCAAGTTGTCTTGCCCCCGGTTTCGCGAGACTGGGACTTGCGCCGTTGTCCAGCGGTGGTGTGATTCGCCGGGACGCCTGGGAAGACAACTTCGATGCCGCAGTTTCTATCCTAGGACTCGGCGTGCCCGTTGTCCCCTTTGATGGCAACTTGCGATCGGAATACGTCTCGTCTGAGTCGCTCGACGCGATCACGCTCGGCACGAATAAGCCCAACAACTTCTTTGAACCCGGCGACAAACTTTCGGTGAACGTGGTCAACGATTCTGACCGAGACGTCTTCATCGAAGTGGTCGGTGTCAGCGTCGATGGTCAACGTGTTCGACTAACCGAAGGCGTGGAGAAGCTTGCCGCCCGATCGACATTTCGGTTCCCGAAATCGGCCGATGCGGCAATCGAGGTTCGCGGCGGAATCGGCAGAGAACAAATCGTCTTGTTTGCCAGCAACGGTGTTTTCGCCGCCGGTCGAATCTATCGCGGAAAAAACACTGCCGACCGGGTGACCCATTCGTTCTACGACTCGCCCGAACACGGCAAGAGGCGAAGATCTCAAACGCCAACCGTGATCAAGAAAACGATCACGATTGAAACCCGATAA